Below is a genomic region from Azospirillum sp. B510.
TTTGTCCTGGGATTTTTACAGAAATCATGCCGTGAACTGGCATGCGGCCGTCCTGATCCCGATCATTGGAACACTTACGCTCTCCGTCGCAAGGAAACTCAAGGGCGAACCGTAAAACCGGCGGAGAAGGCGGCGCTATTCGGCTCCCGGCCGTACCAGCGCGGTCACCTCTTCGCCCTCCTCGCGGCGGAGCATCCAGACCAGCCAGCGTTCGGTGCGGATCAGCAGCCGGCGGGCCTCGACACTCCCGCAATTGCGGCTGTGATCGCGCAGCAGACGGATGGCGCGACAGATGCTGGATTGCGGATTGAGGGCTCGATCCGGCACGACGGGATCCTCGAGACGGCTTTGAAAGCCCCGACACATAATGGACGGTCCGCCGGACAATGCGTGATCTTTCGCGGACGCGCGCCGATTCCAATACCGGCGCCGTTTAAAAGTTACGCGCCGCACGCACATTGATGCAGCCTGAAATGATCAAAGTTTCACGGACCTTGCGCAATACGGGTTCTTGGCCGTGACAGGCGCGGACGAACTCTCCCTGCGCGCTCTTGCCCCTACCTGCGGCTTTTATCGAATGTTATATCTTTCGCCTTAGATCAGTGGTTGGACCGCAACCCTCACACCGCCGGCATTTTGACGCCCGCGTGCCGTCCCGCTTGCCGCAAGGATCAAAGACTCATGACCAAGCGCCTGCTCACCGGCCTTGCCGTGTTCTGCTCCGTCCTCCTGTGCGGCCTCGCGGGCATCGCGCCGGCCCTGGCCGACGAACAGGCGTTCCGCATCGGCATCGCCCCGCACACCAGCGCCCGCGTCATCATCGAACAGTACCAGCCGGTGCGCCGCGCGGTGGAGGCGGCGCTGGGCCGCCCGGTGGAGATCGTGACGGCCCCCGACTTCACCGCCTTCGCCCGCCGGGCGGTCGAGCAGGAATACGACATCGCGGTGACCACCGGTCATCAGGCCCAGCTTCTGCGCAAGGACGCCGGCTATCTGCCTCTGCTGACCTACCGGGCCGACTTCCGCGCCGTGCTGGTGACGGCGGCCAAGGGCCCCTATCAGAAGGCGGACACGCTGGCCGGCACCACGGTGCTGGGCCTCAGCCCCTCGTCGCTGGTGACGCTGTGGGGCCAGCATTGGCTGGCCGACAGCAAGCTGCCCAACGTCCAGATCCGCTATGTCAGCGCCGCCGACAGCGTGGCCCAGCTGATCCTGGCCGGCGACGCCTCGGCCGGCTTCATGTCGCTGGCCAACCGCGCCAAGCTGGCGCCGGAGGTGCAGGCCCAGCTCTCCACCATCGCCGAAAGCCGTCCGATGGCGGGCCGCGTCTACATGCTGAACGGAGGGCAGGGCGCCCTCCTCGAACCGCTGCGCAAGGCCCTCCTCGCCTTCGGCGAGACGGCGGAGGGCAGGAGCTATTTCGACGCCAACCAGCTCGGCGGCTACCGGCTGGTCAGCGATGAGGAGCTGGAGGCGATGGAGCCGCTGGCCGACGAGGTGCGGAGCGTCCTGAAGGCCGGGAAATGATCCTGACACGGCTGGCGCCCTGGAAGACGCTGCGCGGGCGCATGCTGGCCGCCGCCATGGCGGTCGAGGCGATCATGCTGACCCTGATGGTCGCCAACAGCGTGCGCCTGCTCTATGGCAGCCTCGCCGAGCAGGCCAAGCTGCATGCCGAGCAGGTGGCGCCGGTGCTGAACGCGGCGCTGGTGGCGCCGCTGGCCCAGCGCGACTACGCCACCCTCCAGGCGGTGCTGGACGAGAGCCGCACCAATGGCGGGGTGGTCTATCTCGCCGTCAGCGACAGCAAGGGCAAGCTGGTGGCGATCAGCGGCTGGCCGCAGGGCCGGGCGCTGCCCGATCCCGACCCGTCCCTGACGCTGGACGCCAAGGACGGCGAGGCCCGTTACGACGTGGCGGTGCCGGTGTCGCTGGCCGGGCAGAAACTGGGCGCCGTGCAATTCGGCCTGGACCTGCTGCACATCGTCCAGGCGCGCCGCGACCTGCTGACCCAGGGCATCGCCATCGCCTTGTCGGAGATCCTGCTGTCGGCCGGGCT
It encodes:
- a CDS encoding phosphate/phosphite/phosphonate ABC transporter substrate-binding protein; the encoded protein is MTKRLLTGLAVFCSVLLCGLAGIAPALADEQAFRIGIAPHTSARVIIEQYQPVRRAVEAALGRPVEIVTAPDFTAFARRAVEQEYDIAVTTGHQAQLLRKDAGYLPLLTYRADFRAVLVTAAKGPYQKADTLAGTTVLGLSPSSLVTLWGQHWLADSKLPNVQIRYVSAADSVAQLILAGDASAGFMSLANRAKLAPEVQAQLSTIAESRPMAGRVYMLNGGQGALLEPLRKALLAFGETAEGRSYFDANQLGGYRLVSDEELEAMEPLADEVRSVLKAGK